The genomic segment CATGAACAAAATGTCCATACATTCCAGCACCACCATAAATTGATGGTAAAATTGCTGGATGTGTATTAATGATTTTTTTAGGAAATGCTTTTAGCAGATTTTCTTCTATTTTTTTCATAAATCCAGATAAAAATATATAATCACATCCATACTCTTTTAGAGTTTGAGCAATTTTTAAATCCAGATTCTCATTTGGAAATAGTTTTGAATTTATAACAAAACTATCAATTCCATACTTTTTTGCTTTCTCTATTACTCCTGCTGTACTATTATTTGTAATAATAACACAAACATTTGCATCTAAAATTCCATCTTCAATAGCTTTTTGAATTGTCTCAAAACCACTTCCATTGTAAGATGCTAGAATTCCAATTTTTTTACCGATTTTTTTCATAAATTTCTATCCTTTTA from the Aliarcobacter cryaerophilus ATCC 43158 genome contains:
- the purN gene encoding phosphoribosylglycinamide formyltransferase, which codes for MKKIGKKIGILASYNGSGFETIQKAIEDGILDANVCVIITNNSTAGVIEKAKKYGIDSFVINSKLFPNENLDLKIAQTLKEYGCDYIFLSGFMKKIEENLLKAFPKKIINTHPAILPSIYGGAGMYGHFVHEAVVNNCEKKSGCTIHYIDENYDEGEIILIKELELAKNETAQTLENKIKELEKIAIVEAFKKVLEER